A DNA window from Comamonas fluminis contains the following coding sequences:
- a CDS encoding ABC transporter permease produces the protein MSASGLLAQLLNGLASASSLFLVSVGLSLIFGVTRTINFAHGSFYMLGAFIAYSSVDVLSPHIGFWPALVLAPLACGVLGALTEMLLLRRIYKAPELFQLLATFALVLVIKDAALWLWGPEELFGPRAAGLEGSVEILGRQFPTYDLFLIAVGPCVLLALTLLLTKTRFGTLVRAATQDREMVGALGVNQAWLFTAVFALGTLLAGLGGALQLPREPASLEMDMLTIGAAFVVVVVGGMGSIPGAFIAALLVAELKAICIWLGVQEIGGVEISFSKLTLVVEFLVMAVVLIWRPWGLLGKPQSLSRNGGEHERPLQPAGRAATSGWVALLAALVLLPLVTGDASSYSTVLLTDIFIAALFAASLHFILGPGGMHSFGHAAYFGLGAYGAALVVRSLDLSMPAALLLGPLVAAAGALLYGWFCVRLSGVYLTMLTLAFAQISWAIVFQWDDFTGGSNGVTGVWPPEWASSGAAFYWLALAVCALGIWLLRRVLFSPLGYALRASRDSALRADAIGIDVRRVQWTAFVIAGLFAGLAGALFAFSKGGAAPDVMSVTKSVDGLVMVLLGGVQTLAGPVVGAAAFTWLHDTVARNTEYWRALMGAAMLVLVLLFPQGIAGYAQLLWARLAPKKREGAAR, from the coding sequence ATGAGTGCATCCGGCCTGCTGGCCCAGTTGCTCAATGGCCTGGCCAGCGCATCGTCGCTGTTTCTGGTGTCTGTGGGGCTGTCGCTGATCTTTGGCGTCACCCGCACCATCAACTTTGCCCACGGCTCGTTCTACATGCTGGGCGCCTTCATTGCCTACAGCAGTGTGGATGTGCTCTCACCCCATATCGGCTTCTGGCCCGCACTGGTGCTGGCCCCGCTGGCCTGCGGCGTGCTGGGTGCGCTGACCGAGATGCTGCTGCTTCGTCGCATCTACAAGGCGCCCGAGCTGTTTCAGCTGCTGGCCACGTTTGCGCTGGTGCTGGTCATCAAAGATGCCGCCTTGTGGCTGTGGGGGCCGGAAGAATTGTTCGGACCGCGTGCGGCAGGGCTTGAGGGTTCGGTAGAAATTCTGGGTCGCCAGTTCCCCACATACGATCTGTTTTTGATAGCTGTTGGCCCATGTGTACTCTTGGCTTTAACGCTTTTATTGACCAAAACCCGCTTTGGCACACTGGTGCGAGCCGCCACGCAAGACCGCGAAATGGTGGGCGCCCTGGGCGTGAATCAGGCCTGGCTCTTCACCGCCGTGTTTGCACTGGGCACGCTGCTGGCGGGCCTGGGCGGTGCGCTGCAACTGCCGCGTGAACCTGCCAGCCTTGAGATGGACATGCTGACCATTGGCGCCGCTTTTGTGGTGGTCGTCGTGGGCGGTATGGGCAGCATTCCCGGCGCTTTCATCGCAGCGCTGCTGGTGGCAGAGCTGAAAGCCATCTGCATCTGGCTGGGTGTGCAGGAGATTGGCGGCGTGGAAATTTCGTTCTCCAAACTCACGCTGGTGGTGGAATTTCTGGTGATGGCAGTGGTGCTGATCTGGCGCCCCTGGGGCCTGCTGGGCAAGCCCCAGTCGCTCAGCCGCAATGGCGGCGAGCATGAACGCCCCCTGCAGCCCGCTGGGCGTGCAGCCACCTCGGGCTGGGTGGCGCTGCTGGCTGCCCTGGTGCTGCTGCCGCTGGTGACGGGCGATGCCAGCAGCTACAGCACCGTGCTGCTGACCGATATCTTCATCGCCGCGCTGTTTGCGGCCAGCCTGCACTTCATCCTCGGCCCGGGTGGCATGCACTCCTTTGGCCATGCCGCTTACTTTGGTCTGGGCGCTTATGGCGCAGCGCTGGTCGTGCGCAGTCTGGACCTCTCCATGCCCGCAGCCCTGCTGCTGGGGCCGCTGGTGGCCGCAGCGGGTGCGCTGCTGTACGGCTGGTTTTGCGTGCGGCTATCGGGCGTGTACCTGACCATGCTGACGCTGGCGTTTGCCCAGATCAGCTGGGCCATCGTCTTTCAATGGGATGACTTCACGGGCGGCAGCAATGGCGTGACCGGCGTGTGGCCGCCCGAATGGGCATCAAGCGGGGCGGCTTTCTACTGGCTGGCGCTGGCCGTGTGCGCCCTGGGTATCTGGCTGCTGCGGCGCGTGCTGTTTTCGCCACTGGGTTATGCCCTGCGTGCCTCGCGCGATTCGGCCTTGCGTGCAGACGCCATTGGCATTGATGTGCGCCGCGTGCAGTGGACGGCGTTTGTCATCGCAGGCCTGTTTGCGGGTCTGGCAGGTGCGCTGTTTGCGTTCAGCAAGGGCGGCGCAGCGCCAGATGTGATGTCTGTCACCAAGTCGGTGGACGGGCTGGTCATGGTGCTGCTGGGCGGCGTGCAGACCCTGGCTGGCCCCGTGGTGGGCGCCGCAGCCTTTACCTGGCTGCACGACACCGTGGCCCGCAACACCGAATACTGGCGTGCCCTGATGGGGGCCGCCATGCTGGTGCTGGTGCTGCTGTTTCCGCAGGGAATTGCCGGTTATGCACAGTTGCTGTGGGCGCGGCTAGCTCCTAAAAAGAGAGAAGGAGCCGCACGATGA
- a CDS encoding ABC transporter substrate-binding protein, whose product MQLRWTLPLLTLAALPAWAQGVIKIGEINSYKAQPAFLEPYKKGMELAIEQVNAAGGIAGKKLQLIVRDDNATPGDAVRAAEELYSREKIDVLTGSFLSHVGLALTDYAKQKKRFFLASETLTDKVVWANGNHYTYRLRGSTYMQTAMLVEEALKLKKKRWAIVYPNYEYGQSAVATFKALMKAKQPDIEFVAEQAPALGKIDAGSVVQALADPKPDAIFNVLFATDLGKFVREGNTRGLFKGREVVGLLTAEPEYLDPLKKEAPVGWTVTGYPWYSIKTPEHAAFLKAYQAKYKDYPRLGTIVGYNAIQSIAAGLRKTNGDPDTEKLIAAFKGLEVNTPFGPITYRAQDNQSTMGAYIGKTAYDSKLGRGVLVNYHYADGKDYQPTDEEVKKLRPAAAN is encoded by the coding sequence ATGCAGTTGCGCTGGACCCTGCCCCTGTTGACACTGGCTGCCCTGCCCGCCTGGGCACAGGGCGTCATCAAGATTGGTGAAATCAATAGCTACAAGGCCCAGCCCGCCTTTCTGGAGCCCTACAAAAAGGGCATGGAACTGGCCATTGAGCAGGTCAACGCCGCAGGCGGTATTGCCGGCAAAAAGCTGCAGCTGATCGTGCGCGACGACAACGCCACGCCGGGCGATGCCGTACGCGCCGCCGAAGAGCTGTACAGCCGCGAAAAGATTGATGTGCTGACCGGCAGTTTTCTGTCGCACGTAGGCCTGGCGCTGACTGATTACGCCAAGCAGAAAAAGCGCTTCTTCCTGGCCTCCGAAACACTGACCGACAAGGTCGTCTGGGCCAATGGCAACCACTACACCTACCGTCTGCGCGGCTCTACCTATATGCAGACTGCCATGCTGGTGGAAGAAGCCCTGAAGCTCAAGAAAAAGCGCTGGGCCATCGTGTACCCCAACTACGAATACGGACAATCTGCCGTCGCCACCTTCAAGGCTTTGATGAAGGCCAAGCAGCCCGATATCGAGTTTGTGGCCGAGCAAGCGCCCGCACTGGGCAAGATCGATGCCGGTTCGGTGGTGCAGGCGCTGGCCGATCCCAAGCCCGACGCCATCTTCAACGTGCTGTTTGCCACGGACCTGGGCAAGTTTGTGCGCGAAGGCAACACCCGTGGCCTGTTCAAGGGCCGCGAAGTTGTGGGTCTGCTGACGGCCGAGCCTGAATACCTGGATCCGCTCAAGAAGGAAGCACCCGTGGGCTGGACGGTTACCGGCTACCCCTGGTATTCCATCAAGACGCCTGAGCACGCCGCCTTCCTCAAGGCCTATCAGGCCAAGTACAAGGACTACCCACGCCTGGGCACCATCGTGGGCTACAACGCCATTCAGTCGATTGCTGCAGGCCTGCGCAAGACCAACGGCGACCCCGATACCGAGAAGCTGATTGCCGCCTTCAAGGGCCTGGAAGTGAACACGCCGTTCGGCCCCATCACCTACCGTGCGCAGGACAACCAGTCCACCATGGGCGCCTATATCGGCAAGACGGCTTACGACAGCAAGCTGGGCCGTGGCGTGCTGGTGAACTACCACTATGCCGACGGCAAGGACTATCAGCCTACAGACGAAGAAGTGAAAAAGCTGCGTCCGGCGGCTGCCAACTAA
- a CDS encoding ferredoxin--NADP reductase, protein MSAFLEERVLSVHHWTDRLFSFTTTRDTSLRFSNGHFTMIGLKVDGKNLLRAYSIASPNYEDHLEFLSIKVPEGPLTSKLQNIKVGDTVIVGKKPTGTLLIDYLLPGKNLYLIGTGTGLAPWLAVARDPETYERFDNVVVVHGVRQVEELAYQELFEKELPDHEFLGDIVKGKLHYYPTVTREPFRNQGRISTQINNGTFPQNLGLPDLNPETDRVMLCGSPAMLAELKELLEKRGFKEGNTTTPGDFVIERAFVEK, encoded by the coding sequence ATGAGTGCTTTTCTTGAAGAACGCGTGCTGTCCGTCCACCACTGGACTGACCGTCTTTTCTCCTTCACCACCACCCGCGATACGTCGCTGCGCTTCTCTAACGGCCACTTCACCATGATTGGCCTGAAGGTGGATGGCAAGAACCTGCTGCGCGCCTACTCCATCGCCAGCCCCAATTACGAAGATCATCTGGAGTTTCTGTCGATCAAGGTGCCTGAAGGCCCTCTGACCTCCAAGCTGCAGAACATCAAGGTGGGCGACACCGTGATCGTGGGCAAAAAGCCCACAGGCACGCTGCTCATCGACTATCTGCTGCCCGGCAAGAACCTGTACCTGATCGGCACCGGCACCGGCCTGGCCCCCTGGCTGGCCGTGGCACGCGACCCCGAAACCTACGAGCGTTTTGACAACGTGGTCGTGGTGCACGGCGTGCGTCAGGTCGAAGAGCTGGCCTACCAGGAGCTGTTCGAGAAAGAACTGCCAGATCACGAATTTCTGGGCGACATCGTCAAGGGCAAGCTGCACTACTACCCCACCGTGACGCGTGAGCCCTTCCGCAACCAGGGCCGCATCTCCACACAGATCAACAACGGCACCTTCCCACAAAACCTGGGCCTGCCCGATCTGAACCCCGAGACCGACCGCGTCATGCTGTGCGGCAGCCCTGCCATGCTGGCCGAGTTGAAGGAACTGCTGGAAAAGCGTGGTTTCAAGGAAGGCAATACCACCACGCCTGGCGATTTCGTGATTGAGCGCGCTTTTGTGGAAAAATAA
- a CDS encoding LysR family transcriptional regulator, which produces MDRLLTMRVFQSVADEGGFSAAARKLDMSVPTVTRLVADLEQHLGTRLMQRTTRSVTLTEAGEAYLHRVRSILTDVDDAFSMAQAHTAELSGLVRVLMPPVFAEHILAPLVVEFHQRYPKVVIEVVVESSSEAALGEYDITFVSAGEDYDANVIARPIVSTYGMVCAAPSYLQQHGTPTHPQDLQQHQMLLRSYAYARGNVLRLRRIDNTLPEEEVHVTPMLVANHTGTLLRATLDGAGISTQPSDLISRPLCEGKLVQLLPEWTTGVFTLYATMPSRQFMPARVRALLDFLAENTNRNVSKLLPFGVPPVALKT; this is translated from the coding sequence ATGGATCGCCTGCTCACCATGCGCGTTTTCCAGTCCGTTGCGGACGAAGGCGGCTTTTCTGCAGCCGCCCGCAAACTGGATATGTCCGTGCCCACCGTCACCCGTCTGGTGGCCGATCTGGAGCAGCACCTGGGCACGCGCCTGATGCAGCGCACCACGCGCAGCGTGACGCTGACCGAAGCGGGTGAGGCCTATCTGCACCGGGTGCGCAGCATTCTGACCGACGTGGACGATGCGTTCTCCATGGCCCAGGCGCATACCGCCGAGCTGTCAGGGCTGGTGCGGGTGCTGATGCCACCAGTGTTTGCCGAGCATATTCTTGCGCCGCTGGTGGTCGAGTTTCACCAGCGCTATCCCAAGGTGGTGATCGAGGTCGTGGTCGAGTCCTCATCGGAAGCCGCATTGGGCGAATACGACATCACCTTTGTCAGCGCTGGCGAAGACTACGACGCCAATGTCATCGCCCGCCCCATCGTCAGCACCTACGGCATGGTCTGCGCCGCGCCCAGCTATCTGCAGCAGCACGGCACGCCCACCCATCCGCAAGACCTGCAGCAGCACCAGATGCTGCTGCGCAGCTACGCCTATGCCCGCGGCAATGTGCTGCGCCTGCGCCGCATCGACAACACCCTGCCCGAGGAGGAGGTGCACGTCACGCCCATGCTGGTAGCCAACCACACAGGCACCTTGCTGCGTGCCACGCTCGATGGTGCAGGCATCAGCACCCAGCCTTCAGACCTGATCTCTCGCCCCCTGTGCGAGGGCAAGCTGGTGCAGTTGCTGCCCGAGTGGACCACAGGCGTGTTCACGCTCTATGCCACCATGCCATCGCGGCAGTTCATGCCTGCGCGTGTGCGGGCGCTGCTGGATTTTCTGGCCGAAAACACCAACCGCAACGTCAGCAAACTGCTGCCGTTCGGCGTGCCGCCGGTGGCGCTCAAGACCTAG
- a CDS encoding YihY/virulence factor BrkB family protein, with the protein MAMDFSLWKQRLTRWSKPFQPLMDAVQLWLQADGLRMSAAMSFYGMLSLAPLLLAVVGLLGWWMDRSYVESTLIEQVQGLVGERAAQVIQGALSSAKSSGEGSLASILGLVMMLSGATGVFVELQASLDKLWSMGEEPAPQTKAAWWGMAISRLRGLSYVAGLGFLLLVSMVLSTAIQMVTKWANDELQLVPLGPVMGIINESVSFGISVLLFLGLMRMGTGLKPTLKYLLLGSVMGAILFTLGKQALAWYLSTAAVVSAYGAAGSLVVVLMWFYFTSAVLLFAAATAKACSRAGVKFHKPFMPRPKTGTPAPQNLGTLPEHAGENI; encoded by the coding sequence ATGGCCATGGATTTTTCTTTGTGGAAACAGCGCCTGACGCGCTGGAGCAAGCCCTTTCAACCCCTGATGGACGCCGTGCAGCTGTGGCTGCAGGCCGATGGTCTGCGCATGAGCGCGGCCATGTCCTTCTACGGCATGCTCAGTCTGGCTCCGCTGCTGCTGGCCGTGGTTGGCCTGCTGGGCTGGTGGATGGACCGCAGCTATGTGGAGTCCACGCTGATCGAGCAAGTGCAAGGCCTCGTCGGCGAGCGTGCTGCCCAGGTCATTCAAGGCGCACTGTCCAGCGCCAAAAGCTCGGGCGAAGGCTCGCTGGCCTCCATCCTCGGTCTGGTGATGATGCTCTCGGGCGCCACCGGCGTGTTTGTAGAGCTGCAGGCCTCGCTGGACAAGCTCTGGTCCATGGGAGAAGAGCCCGCGCCCCAGACCAAGGCCGCCTGGTGGGGCATGGCCATATCCCGCCTGCGGGGCTTGAGCTATGTGGCGGGCCTGGGCTTTTTGCTGCTGGTGTCCATGGTGCTGTCTACCGCCATCCAGATGGTCACCAAATGGGCCAATGATGAGCTGCAACTGGTGCCGCTGGGCCCGGTGATGGGCATCATCAACGAAAGCGTGTCTTTCGGCATCTCGGTGCTGCTGTTTCTGGGCCTGATGCGTATGGGCACCGGCCTCAAACCCACGCTGAAATACCTGCTGCTGGGCTCCGTCATGGGCGCCATTCTCTTTACCCTTGGCAAGCAGGCGCTGGCTTGGTACCTGTCCACCGCCGCCGTGGTCTCGGCCTATGGCGCAGCCGGCTCGCTGGTGGTGGTGCTGATGTGGTTTTACTTCACCTCTGCCGTTTTGCTGTTTGCGGCGGCCACCGCCAAGGCCTGCAGCCGCGCCGGGGTGAAATTTCACAAGCCTTTCATGCCGCGCCCCAAGACCGGCACACCAGCGCCTCAGAACCTTGGCACGCTGCCAGAACATGCCGGAGAAAACATATAA
- a CDS encoding acetyl-CoA hydrolase/transferase family protein — MQTTFTQASPADRVLCTALRERIMTADQAASLIQSGMTLGMSGFTPAGAPKSVPQALARRIEEQNANGGNFRISLWTGASTSPELDGALAKVHGIERRLPYQSDPTVRKEINDGRMQYVDIHLSHVAQYVWFGFLGHLDVAVIEVAGILPDGRLIPSTSVGNNKTWLEQADKIILEVNSAQPAELEGMHDIYYGAAVPPKRKPIPMEHPFDRIGDPYLHCDLSKVIAVVPTQQRDKLAAFTAPDQDSQRIAQHIIDFLQQEVKIGRLPPELLPLQSGVGNIANAVLAGLNDGPFEHLTAYTEVLQDGMLDMLESGKLDTVSTTSLALSPAAMERFLGNIEYYRQRIMLRPQEISNHPELIRRMGLISMNALIEADMYGNVNSTHVMGSSIMNGIGGSGDFARNAYLSIFMTPSMAKGGKISCIVPMVSHVDHTEHDVQVIVTEQGLADLRGLAPVQRARLIIEKCVHPDYKAEMTDYLERALRDAPGKHTPHLLDEAYAWHQRYLKTGSMQRG, encoded by the coding sequence ATGCAAACCACCTTCACTCAGGCATCCCCCGCGGATCGCGTGCTGTGCACCGCATTGCGCGAACGCATCATGACGGCCGACCAGGCCGCCAGCCTCATCCAGTCCGGCATGACGCTGGGCATGAGCGGCTTCACTCCCGCAGGTGCCCCCAAGTCCGTGCCGCAGGCGCTGGCGCGTCGCATTGAGGAACAGAACGCCAATGGCGGCAACTTCCGCATCAGCCTGTGGACGGGCGCATCCACCTCGCCCGAGCTGGATGGCGCGCTGGCCAAGGTGCACGGCATTGAGCGCCGCCTGCCCTACCAGAGCGACCCCACGGTGCGCAAAGAGATCAACGACGGGCGCATGCAGTACGTGGACATCCACCTGTCCCACGTCGCGCAGTACGTGTGGTTTGGCTTTCTGGGCCACCTGGACGTGGCGGTGATCGAAGTGGCAGGCATCCTGCCCGACGGCCGCCTGATTCCATCGACCTCGGTGGGCAATAACAAGACCTGGCTGGAGCAGGCCGACAAGATCATTCTGGAAGTCAACAGCGCCCAGCCCGCCGAGCTGGAAGGCATGCACGACATCTACTACGGCGCTGCCGTGCCGCCCAAGCGCAAGCCCATCCCCATGGAGCACCCGTTTGACCGCATTGGCGACCCGTATCTGCATTGCGACCTGAGCAAGGTCATCGCCGTGGTGCCCACGCAGCAACGCGACAAGCTGGCCGCGTTTACCGCGCCCGACCAAGACTCGCAGCGCATTGCCCAGCACATCATCGACTTCCTGCAGCAAGAGGTGAAGATTGGCCGCCTGCCGCCCGAGCTGCTGCCTCTGCAGTCCGGCGTGGGCAATATCGCCAACGCCGTGCTGGCCGGCCTGAACGATGGCCCGTTTGAGCACCTGACCGCCTACACCGAAGTGCTGCAGGACGGCATGCTGGACATGCTGGAATCCGGCAAGCTCGATACGGTCTCAACCACCTCGCTGGCGCTCAGCCCTGCGGCCATGGAGCGGTTTCTGGGCAATATCGAGTACTACCGCCAGCGCATCATGCTGCGCCCGCAGGAAATCTCGAACCACCCCGAGCTGATCCGCCGCATGGGCCTGATCTCGATGAACGCGCTGATCGAGGCCGATATGTACGGCAACGTCAACAGCACGCACGTCATGGGCTCGTCCATCATGAACGGCATTGGCGGCAGCGGCGACTTTGCACGCAACGCTTACCTGTCCATCTTTATGACGCCCTCCATGGCCAAGGGCGGCAAGATCAGCTGCATCGTGCCCATGGTGTCCCACGTCGACCACACCGAGCACGATGTGCAGGTCATCGTGACCGAGCAAGGGCTGGCCGACCTGCGTGGCCTGGCCCCCGTGCAACGCGCCCGCCTCATCATTGAAAAGTGCGTGCACCCCGACTACAAGGCCGAGATGACCGACTACCTGGAACGCGCTTTGCGCGATGCCCCGGGCAAGCACACGCCGCATCTGCTGGATGAAGCTTATGCCTGGCACCAGCGCTATCTGAAGACCGGCAGCATGCAGCGCGGTTAA
- a CDS encoding LrgB family protein produces the protein MLSNEMIGLLSFVVTIACYAVNKHLYRQHPHVLLMPIIATPVVLIALALLTQVSYPQYYAQTHWLVWLLGPTTVAFALPLHEHRNLLKKHWMSITTGVIAATVVSISTSVLFAQWFGLSQDLEKGLAVRSITTPFAIEAEKVLGGPTDLAALFVLLTGVSAMLLGQTVLRFLPRIRSKLATGASWGGAAHGSGVARARQAGEVQAVMASLVMLIAGALNVLAAPWIKTLLF, from the coding sequence ATGCTCTCCAATGAAATGATCGGGCTGCTGTCCTTTGTGGTCACCATTGCCTGCTACGCCGTCAACAAGCACCTGTACCGCCAGCACCCGCATGTGCTGCTGATGCCCATCATCGCCACGCCCGTGGTGCTGATTGCGCTGGCCCTGCTCACGCAGGTGAGCTACCCGCAGTACTACGCCCAGACGCACTGGCTGGTGTGGCTGCTGGGCCCCACCACCGTGGCCTTTGCGCTGCCGCTGCATGAGCACCGCAATTTGCTCAAAAAACACTGGATGTCCATCACCACCGGCGTCATCGCCGCCACTGTGGTGTCCATCAGCACCTCGGTGCTGTTTGCCCAGTGGTTTGGCCTGTCGCAAGACCTGGAAAAAGGCCTGGCCGTGCGCAGCATCACCACGCCATTCGCCATTGAGGCTGAAAAAGTGCTGGGCGGCCCTACCGACCTGGCCGCCCTCTTTGTGCTGCTGACCGGCGTTAGCGCCATGCTGCTGGGCCAGACCGTGCTGCGCTTTTTGCCCCGTATTCGCAGCAAACTGGCCACCGGCGCCAGCTGGGGCGGTGCCGCCCACGGCAGCGGCGTGGCCCGCGCCCGTCAGGCGGGCGAGGTGCAGGCAGTGATGGCCTCGCTGGTGATGCTGATTGCAGGTGCGCTGAATGTGCTGGCTGCGCCGTGGATTAAGACGCTGCTCTTCTGA
- a CDS encoding CidA/LrgA family protein, producing the protein MSYFSEVLSPKAAALPSRWSQGAKVVLQIAALSAIWIVMDALRQHFGWSLPAGLTGFALLAAGLFSGLVKASWLQAGTNWLMAEMLLFFVPAMLVVTEYPDLIRQQGLRILVVIVASTACVMAVTALAVDRVYRFELSLARRKAHASTAKAAADKE; encoded by the coding sequence ATGTCATATTTTTCTGAAGTGCTTTCGCCCAAGGCTGCTGCGCTTCCTTCGCGCTGGAGTCAGGGTGCCAAAGTGGTGCTGCAGATTGCAGCGCTCAGCGCCATCTGGATCGTCATGGACGCGCTACGCCAGCATTTTGGCTGGAGCCTGCCCGCAGGCCTGACCGGCTTTGCACTGCTGGCTGCGGGCCTGTTTTCGGGGCTGGTCAAGGCCAGCTGGCTGCAGGCAGGCACCAACTGGCTGATGGCCGAGATGCTGCTGTTCTTCGTGCCCGCCATGCTGGTGGTGACCGAGTACCCCGACCTGATCCGCCAGCAAGGCCTGCGCATTCTGGTGGTGATTGTGGCCAGCACCGCCTGCGTGATGGCGGTCACGGCCCTGGCGGTGGACCGCGTCTACCGCTTTGAGCTGTCGCTGGCTCGCCGTAAAGCGCACGCCAGTACGGCAAAAGCCGCTGCGGACAAGGAGTGA
- a CDS encoding LysR family transcriptional regulator encodes MDLRALRYFIEVVRQNGFTRAAETLHVTQPTISKMVKALEDEFGGPLLLREGRGVQLTDAGQVVYDQGMAILEQAQLLRRQVAEVDNITRGELSVGIMPTTGHYMAPVIALFQQRYPGVNLQVNEQGARAQYQLIQDGKLDMALGLFSEPDPALERYTVARQKTRVVLPLHRVGNTDQPMRWSDLRDLPFVLYTSDFALHEHVLQQCEAAGFSPRVKLQSRYWDFIGQLVAADVGVAVMFEHVIARYDPERVGSRPLVDPEITWDVALMWRPGYLSRAAQAWLDCVKEVY; translated from the coding sequence ATGGACCTGCGTGCCCTGCGCTATTTCATCGAGGTCGTGCGCCAGAACGGCTTTACCCGCGCTGCGGAAACCCTGCATGTGACCCAGCCCACCATCAGCAAGATGGTCAAGGCGCTGGAAGATGAATTTGGCGGCCCGCTGCTGCTGCGCGAAGGCCGGGGCGTGCAGCTGACCGATGCGGGGCAGGTTGTCTATGACCAGGGTATGGCCATCCTGGAGCAGGCGCAGCTGCTGCGCCGCCAGGTGGCCGAGGTGGACAACATCACGCGTGGCGAGCTGTCTGTGGGCATCATGCCCACCACGGGGCACTACATGGCGCCGGTGATTGCGCTGTTTCAGCAGCGTTATCCGGGCGTGAACCTGCAGGTCAACGAGCAAGGCGCCCGCGCCCAGTACCAGCTGATTCAGGATGGCAAGCTGGACATGGCGCTGGGCCTGTTCTCGGAGCCCGATCCGGCGCTGGAGCGCTACACCGTGGCACGCCAGAAAACCCGGGTTGTCCTGCCGCTTCACCGCGTGGGCAATACAGACCAGCCCATGCGCTGGAGCGATCTGCGCGACCTGCCCTTTGTGCTCTACACCAGCGACTTTGCACTGCACGAACATGTGCTGCAGCAATGTGAGGCTGCGGGCTTCTCACCTAGGGTCAAGTTGCAAAGCCGCTATTGGGACTTTATCGGCCAGCTGGTCGCCGCCGATGTGGGTGTGGCCGTGATGTTCGAGCATGTCATCGCACGCTACGACCCAGAACGTGTGGGTAGCCGCCCGCTGGTCGATCCAGAAATCACCTGGGATGTGGCGCTGATGTGGCGCCCCGGCTACCTGTCACGCGCTGCGCAGGCCTGGCTGGACTGCGTGAAAGAGGTCTATTGA
- a CDS encoding sialate O-acetylesterase has translation MSSVAKLIFFLSLLSINISTQAKDIFILVVGESISANCNQHIFQQVPGVYQLNKNGIQTPAKDPFDWSDCSQGSMWIPLGEKIIQNGLADNVTFMPIGVKGTSVSDWKEGGAAFAKLSSAISMTKEKSINVDYLFWHQGSSDVNISPITYRKN, from the coding sequence ATGTCATCGGTTGCTAAATTAATCTTTTTTCTCTCTTTGCTATCAATAAATATTTCCACTCAAGCAAAGGATATTTTTATATTGGTTGTGGGAGAATCAATTTCTGCAAACTGCAATCAACATATATTTCAGCAGGTTCCCGGTGTCTATCAACTCAACAAAAATGGCATTCAGACACCTGCAAAAGATCCTTTCGATTGGAGTGATTGCTCACAAGGCTCAATGTGGATACCGCTTGGCGAAAAAATCATTCAAAATGGATTAGCGGATAATGTAACATTTATGCCTATTGGTGTAAAAGGAACTTCTGTAAGTGACTGGAAAGAAGGTGGCGCGGCCTTTGCAAAGCTTTCCAGCGCCATATCTATGACCAAAGAAAAATCTATAAATGTTGATTATTTATTCTGGCATCAAGGCTCGTCGGATGTAAATATTTCACCAATAACTTACAGAAAAAATTAA